ATTCGATCTTGAGGGAAGAACAATTATCACAGATTATGGGGATTTTATATTGTTCAACATCTATTTCCCTAACGGTAAGATGTCTCCTGAGAGGTTACAATACAAGATGGAATTCTACGATGTATTCCTAGGATATGTAGATGAGCTGAAGGATGAGGGAAGGAATATAATTGTATGTGGAGATGTTAACACTGCACATAAAGAAATAGATCTGGCCCATCCAAAAGAAAACTCAAAAATTTCAGGGTTTCTTCCTGAGGAAAGGGCTTGGATGGATAAATTTTTTAGTCATGGCTATGTCGACACTTTTAGAGAATTTAACAAGAAACCCGAACAGTATACGTGGTGGAGTTACCGTACCAGGGCAAGGGATAGAAATGTCGGCTGGAGACTGGATTATTTCTTTGTAAACAAGGAATTTATGGATAATGTTGAGTCTTCATACATCTTATACGATGTAATGGGATCAGATCATTGCCCAATCGGTCTTGATATTAAGATATAGAACTAAAATTCCTGAATTAACGTATTTAAGGAGTTAAATTTTATTATTTTATTTAATATTTAAGTTTCGCATCGATTTTAGATTATATTATAATATTTTTAAAAAAACTTAAACATCAAAACTTAAAAGTTTTATGGGATGTTTTACTAAGATAAAACACCTAATTATTATGCAGCGTTTTTTTGTATAATCATTTAGTCTTCATTATAAAAAACTTAAACAGGAATTTAATCAATACTTAGAGGGATGTTATATGGGTTATAAAGGATCTTCACAGAAATTTTTGGAATTATCAGGCATATCAATTGGGGATATTATTAAAATTACAAAAAACAATGTTTCTTACCAGGGAATTCTACTTGATAGAGCGGAAGATCCTGATGATAAACACATAGTTTTAAAACTAGATAGCGGTTACAACATAGGGATAGATGTTGGGGGAGCATTGGCAGAATTAGTAACAAAAGGAGATAAGCCCAATTTAAAACTTACACCTTTAGATATTGGGAAAGATGTAGATAAACCAGATATATCAATAGTATCCACGGGAGGAACTGTCGCATCTGTTGTTGATTATAAGACCGGTGCAGTTCATCCTGCTTTTACAGCAGATGATCTTATTAGGGCAAATCCAGAATTACTTGTCCACGCTAATATAAATGGTGAAGCGATTCTCAATATTCTGAGTGAAAATATGAAACCCGAGTATTGGGTAAAAACTGCAAGATCAGTAGCTGATGAAATTAATAGCGGGGCCGATGGGGTTGTTGTAGCACATGGTACAGATACAATGCACTACACATCAGCAGCTCTGAACTTCATGTTAGATACACCTGTACCTGTTGTTGTGACAGGTGCTCAGAGAAGTTCCGACAGACCCTCTTCAGATGCATTTATGAACCTGATAAGTTCGGTGGTAGCAGCAAAATCTGATATAGCTGAAGTAACACTTTGTATGCATGCAGAAGAAGATGATTCATATTGTTTACTTCACCGTGGAACAAAGGTCAGAAAAATGCATACAACTCGCAGAGACACCTTCAGAAGTATAAACACCCTTCCAATTGCTAAAATTGAAAAAGGTAAATTAAAACTAGTTGATAAAAATTCAGATTATAAAAAGAGAAGTAACGAAAATGTACAGCTTCATGATGATCTCGAAGAGAAAGTTGCTTTAATTAAGAGCTATCCCGGAATTGAGGCAGACATAATTGATTATCACATTGACAAGGGGTAC
This sequence is a window from Methanobacterium sp. SMA-27. Protein-coding genes within it:
- a CDS encoding exodeoxyribonuclease III, with translation MDKIRIRSWNVNGIRAVHKKGFLEWFINEKPDILCLQETKATRKQFPKDLRVVDNYHLYSSEAEKKGYSGTATYSSIKPEKVEYGFGIDRFDLEGRTIITDYGDFILFNIYFPNGKMSPERLQYKMEFYDVFLGYVDELKDEGRNIIVCGDVNTAHKEIDLAHPKENSKISGFLPEERAWMDKFFSHGYVDTFREFNKKPEQYTWWSYRTRARDRNVGWRLDYFFVNKEFMDNVESSYILYDVMGSDHCPIGLDIKI
- the gatD gene encoding Glu-tRNA(Gln) amidotransferase subunit GatD — its product is MGYKGSSQKFLELSGISIGDIIKITKNNVSYQGILLDRAEDPDDKHIVLKLDSGYNIGIDVGGALAELVTKGDKPNLKLTPLDIGKDVDKPDISIVSTGGTVASVVDYKTGAVHPAFTADDLIRANPELLVHANINGEAILNILSENMKPEYWVKTARSVADEINSGADGVVVAHGTDTMHYTSAALNFMLDTPVPVVVTGAQRSSDRPSSDAFMNLISSVVAAKSDIAEVTLCMHAEEDDSYCLLHRGTKVRKMHTTRRDTFRSINTLPIAKIEKGKLKLVDKNSDYKKRSNENVQLHDDLEEKVALIKSYPGIEADIIDYHIDKGYKGIVLEGTGLGHCPENLLPSLERAKDSDIPVVMTSQCLYGLVNMNVYSTGRKIVSAGVISVFDMIPETTYVKLVWALGQTENIEEVKKIMQTNIAGEIGEKSSEKYFLN